Proteins encoded in a region of the Pseudomonas putida genome:
- a CDS encoding CAP domain-containing protein, translating to MRVLSSVAALSLGLVVSTGVLAVTGEEAQLIDSINVYRSKAQPCGGEASLELPPLNSDTRLALSPEGTRDLQQAMTRAAYPMVNVQAISLSGPRDARAAMHAIEESFCQVVLDPQFVDIGVSQEGRDWRIVLARPLLSGRLGDWQAEGQKVLQEINAARKVPRQCGGQPFAAAPPLSWSTVLAGVAANHTRSMANQNFFDHIDKDGRTPGDRAELAGYLYQQIGENIAAGRDTAHKVVDGWLDSPGHCATLMNPDFRELGAAYAVDPKSDAGIYWTGLFGTPQ from the coding sequence ATGCGCGTCCTGTCATCCGTTGCCGCCTTGTCGCTGGGCCTGGTCGTTTCGACCGGGGTACTGGCTGTCACCGGCGAAGAGGCGCAACTGATCGATTCGATCAATGTGTACCGCAGCAAGGCCCAGCCCTGCGGTGGCGAGGCGTCGCTGGAGCTGCCGCCGCTCAATAGCGACACTCGCCTTGCGCTGTCGCCAGAAGGCACCCGCGACTTGCAACAGGCCATGACCCGCGCGGCCTACCCCATGGTCAACGTCCAGGCCATCAGCCTGTCGGGCCCGCGCGATGCGCGCGCCGCCATGCATGCCATCGAGGAAAGCTTCTGCCAGGTAGTGCTCGACCCGCAATTCGTCGATATCGGCGTCAGCCAGGAGGGCCGCGACTGGCGCATCGTGCTGGCCCGGCCGTTGCTCAGCGGCCGCCTGGGTGACTGGCAAGCCGAGGGGCAGAAAGTGCTGCAGGAGATCAACGCTGCGCGCAAGGTGCCACGCCAATGCGGTGGCCAACCCTTTGCCGCCGCCCCGCCACTGAGCTGGAGCACAGTACTGGCCGGGGTGGCTGCCAACCACACGCGGTCCATGGCCAACCAGAACTTCTTCGACCACATCGACAAGGATGGCCGCACACCCGGTGACCGGGCGGAACTGGCCGGGTACTTGTATCAGCAAATCGGCGAGAACATTGCCGCCGGGCGTGATACTGCGCACAAAGTGGTCGACGGCTGGCTGGATAGCCCAGGGCACTGCGCCACGCTGATGAACCCAGACTTCCGTGAACTGGGGGCTGCCTATGCGGTAGACCCGAAGAGCGATGCCGGGATCTACTGGACAGGCTTGTTCGGCACACCGCAGTAA
- the argE gene encoding acetylornithine deacetylase, giving the protein MSEFASRALLARLIGFATVSRDSNLQLIGFIRDYLAELGVESELFHNPEGTKANLFATIGPKDVGGVVLSGHTDVVPVDGQAWSVEPFALSERDGRLYGRGTADMKGFIASVLAAVPAFLAQPLRMPVHLAFSYDEEVGCLGVRSMLEALEQRPHKPRLCLIGEPTELKPVLGHKGKLAMRCQVHGAACHSAYAPSGVNAIEYAAKLIGKLGDIGDALALPQHHDERFDPPFSTVQTGVIKGGRALNIVPAECEFDFEVRALPGFEAQAVADQLQTYAEAELLPRMRKVNAASAIRLEPLSAYPGLATPQDSEAARLVALLSGSNEFGTVAFGTEGGLFDQAGIPTVVCGPGSMDQGHKPDEFVSVEQLQGCDAMLLRLVDYLKQD; this is encoded by the coding sequence ATGAGTGAATTTGCCAGCCGCGCGCTGCTGGCCCGGCTGATCGGCTTTGCCACGGTCAGCCGGGACTCCAACCTTCAGCTGATCGGCTTTATCCGTGATTACCTGGCGGAACTGGGGGTGGAAAGCGAACTGTTCCATAACCCGGAGGGCACCAAGGCCAACCTGTTCGCCACCATCGGCCCCAAGGACGTAGGCGGCGTGGTGCTGTCGGGGCACACAGATGTAGTGCCGGTGGATGGCCAGGCCTGGAGCGTCGAGCCGTTCGCCCTGAGCGAACGCGACGGGCGCCTGTATGGTCGCGGCACGGCTGACATGAAAGGTTTCATCGCGTCGGTGCTGGCAGCCGTGCCCGCGTTCCTCGCCCAGCCGTTGCGCATGCCCGTGCACCTGGCGTTCTCCTACGACGAGGAAGTCGGTTGCCTGGGCGTACGCTCGATGCTGGAAGCCCTCGAACAGCGCCCGCACAAACCCCGACTGTGCCTGATTGGCGAACCCACCGAGCTCAAGCCGGTGCTGGGGCACAAGGGCAAGCTGGCAATGCGCTGCCAGGTGCATGGCGCGGCCTGCCACTCGGCGTATGCGCCGTCTGGGGTGAATGCCATCGAGTACGCGGCGAAACTGATCGGCAAGTTGGGTGACATCGGTGATGCACTGGCCTTGCCGCAGCATCATGACGAGCGCTTCGACCCGCCGTTTTCCACGGTGCAGACCGGGGTAATCAAAGGGGGCAGGGCGCTGAACATCGTGCCCGCCGAATGTGAATTCGATTTTGAAGTGCGCGCGCTGCCAGGGTTCGAGGCGCAGGCGGTGGCCGATCAGTTGCAGACTTATGCAGAGGCCGAGTTGCTGCCGCGTATGCGCAAGGTCAATGCCGCCAGCGCCATTCGCCTGGAGCCGCTGAGCGCCTATCCGGGGCTGGCCACACCGCAGGACAGTGAGGCTGCGCGGCTGGTGGCATTGCTCAGTGGCTCGAATGAGTTCGGCACGGTGGCGTTCGGTACCGAAGGCGGCTTGTTCGACCAGGCCGGCATCCCGACCGTGGTGTGCGGGCCTGGCAGCATGGACCAGGGGCACAAGCCGGATGAGTTTGTCAGTGTGGAGCAGTTGCAGGGCTGTGATGCCATGCTGCTCAGGCTGGTCGATTACCTCAAGCAGGATTGA
- a CDS encoding GlxA family transcriptional regulator — MQPDIRLLILPLPDFALLPFGAFLDKLRFSADDEDYSQQRYCSWTVAGLSLDPVQSSSGAVLQVEAIASQLDLSSFDYLVVFGGRNAMATAALAPRYQALLHQAGKAGVKLVGVDNGAFLLAACGLLQGHEVVVHWRHEAEFRAAFPQLRLLREQLYCIDGNRITCAGGTAAIDLAVALLSHACGRTRALKGLADMLVDETRDSRHALRSLELGAGQGRQVQRAQALMRHHLGSPLAVEQLAKELGISRRQLDRQFQASHGMSAKAWWLEMRLQQARWRLLNSSHSLAQIADEVGLGDASYLGKCVRRRFGCTALALRAGSAYCGVPNKPVQ; from the coding sequence ATGCAGCCCGACATCCGCCTGCTGATCCTGCCGTTACCGGATTTTGCCCTGCTGCCGTTTGGCGCCTTTCTCGACAAATTGCGCTTCAGCGCCGACGACGAGGACTACAGCCAGCAGCGCTATTGCAGCTGGACCGTGGCCGGGCTCAGCCTTGACCCGGTGCAATCAAGCAGTGGTGCGGTGCTGCAGGTCGAGGCGATTGCCAGCCAGCTCGACCTGAGCAGTTTCGACTACCTGGTGGTGTTCGGCGGTCGCAATGCCATGGCCACTGCCGCGCTGGCGCCACGCTATCAGGCGCTGCTGCACCAGGCCGGCAAGGCCGGTGTGAAGCTGGTAGGGGTCGATAATGGCGCCTTCCTGCTGGCCGCCTGCGGACTGCTGCAGGGGCATGAGGTGGTGGTGCACTGGCGTCACGAAGCCGAGTTTCGTGCTGCCTTCCCGCAGCTGCGATTGCTGCGTGAGCAGTTGTACTGCATCGATGGCAATCGCATCACGTGTGCCGGCGGCACCGCCGCCATCGACCTGGCTGTTGCGCTGCTCTCACACGCTTGCGGGCGTACCCGCGCGCTCAAGGGGCTGGCCGATATGCTGGTGGACGAAACCCGCGACAGCCGTCATGCCTTGCGTTCGCTGGAGCTGGGCGCCGGGCAGGGGCGGCAGGTGCAGCGGGCACAGGCGCTGATGCGCCATCACCTGGGCTCGCCGTTGGCAGTGGAGCAACTGGCCAAGGAACTGGGCATCAGCCGGCGCCAGCTGGACCGCCAGTTTCAGGCCAGCCACGGCATGAGCGCCAAGGCCTGGTGGCTGGAAATGCGTTTGCAGCAGGCGCGCTGGCGTTTGCTCAACTCCAGTCATAGCCTGGCGCAGATTGCCGATGAAGTGGGCCTGGGCGATGCCAGCTACCTGGGCAAGTGCGTGCGCCGTCGGTTTGGCTGTACGGCCTTGGCCTTGCGAGCAGGCAGCGCTTACTGCGGTGTGCCGAACAAGCCTGTCCAGTAG
- a CDS encoding LysE family translocator codes for MALDTWLIYLLASIGLSLTPGPNSLLALTHGALYGARRTLFTIVGGVFGFSALIALAMFGLSALLQTSASVLGVLKWVGGAYLIWLGIQLWRSPGLQLELTERSARLGNAGLFRQGLLSAMANPKVLLFYGAFLPQFIDPQRGLVLQFVVMAATFASVEFLVEYLLARLAFRIRPWLAKGGKGFNRCCGSLFALIGVALPLGR; via the coding sequence ATGGCCCTCGACACATGGCTCATCTACCTGCTGGCCAGCATCGGCCTGTCGCTGACCCCAGGGCCCAACAGCCTGTTGGCGCTGACACATGGCGCCCTGTATGGCGCGCGGCGAACGTTGTTCACCATCGTGGGCGGGGTGTTTGGCTTCAGCGCCTTGATCGCCCTGGCCATGTTCGGCCTCAGCGCGCTGCTACAAACCTCGGCTTCGGTATTGGGCGTTTTGAAGTGGGTGGGTGGCGCCTATCTGATCTGGCTGGGTATCCAGCTGTGGCGCAGCCCCGGCCTGCAATTGGAGCTGACCGAGCGCAGCGCGCGGCTCGGCAATGCCGGGTTGTTCCGCCAAGGCCTGCTGTCGGCCATGGCCAACCCCAAGGTGCTGCTGTTCTATGGTGCCTTCCTGCCACAATTCATCGACCCACAGCGTGGGCTGGTGCTGCAGTTCGTGGTAATGGCGGCGACCTTCGCCAGCGTCGAGTTCCTGGTCGAGTACCTGCTGGCGCGCCTGGCATTTCGCATTCGCCCTTGGCTGGCCAAGGGCGGCAAGGGTTTCAATCGCTGCTGCGGCAGCCTGTTCGCCTTGATTGGCGTGGCGCTGCCGCTTGGCCGATAG
- a CDS encoding LysR family transcriptional regulator — MDKLLAMKMFVATVDAQGFSAAARRLGLATSSVTRLVDALETALGATLLNRSTRQVSLTEAGARYYERARGIFEALDEADASVADRGEEPVGVLRLCLPVEFGRRVIAPHLGPFLARHPALELDIDLSDRLDDLLDGRYDLSVRLGDPSPNDELVCRQLGRFQRWLVASPAYLAGREPLQHPRQLLEHACLRFRYGQKARPWRLACGQESLELDVSGPLRSANADMLRETALAGSGIALLADWLVRADVLAGRLQRVFPDWQASPGTANNSINALYLPNHRGSRRVNAFIDFCENLLKNDG; from the coding sequence ATGGACAAACTCCTGGCAATGAAGATGTTCGTGGCCACCGTCGATGCCCAGGGCTTTTCTGCGGCCGCGCGCAGGCTAGGGCTGGCGACATCGTCGGTGACGCGCCTGGTCGATGCCCTGGAAACGGCGCTGGGCGCCACCTTGCTCAACCGTTCCACGCGTCAGGTGAGCTTGACTGAGGCCGGTGCCCGTTACTACGAGCGCGCACGGGGTATTTTCGAGGCGCTGGACGAGGCTGATGCCAGTGTTGCCGATCGCGGCGAAGAGCCAGTCGGCGTATTGCGACTGTGCTTGCCAGTGGAGTTCGGCAGGCGGGTCATCGCCCCGCACCTGGGGCCGTTCCTGGCAAGGCACCCGGCACTGGAGCTGGACATCGACCTCAGCGACCGCCTGGATGACCTTCTGGACGGGCGCTACGATCTGTCGGTTCGCCTGGGCGACCCATCGCCCAATGACGAGCTGGTGTGCCGCCAGCTCGGTCGCTTCCAGCGTTGGTTGGTGGCCAGCCCGGCTTACCTGGCGGGGCGTGAGCCGCTGCAGCACCCCCGGCAATTGCTGGAGCACGCCTGCCTGCGCTTTCGCTACGGGCAGAAAGCGCGGCCCTGGCGCCTGGCCTGCGGCCAGGAGAGCCTGGAGCTGGACGTAAGCGGGCCGCTGCGCAGCGCCAACGCCGACATGCTGCGTGAAACGGCATTGGCAGGCAGTGGCATCGCTCTGCTGGCCGACTGGCTGGTACGCGCAGATGTGCTGGCCGGGCGCCTGCAGCGGGTATTCCCCGACTGGCAGGCCAGCCCTGGCACGGCCAACAACAGCATCAATGCCCTGTACCTGCCCAACCACCGGGGTTCGCGGCGGGTGAACGCGTTCATCGACTTTTGCGAAAATTTACTGAAAAACGACGGGTAG
- a CDS encoding cell wall hydrolase — translation MRRYWMLLGLTSALLAGPLNAADPAKAAVAEDKAEVLEEKVVEDAPPPKKAEKLTPGEAQAVDPVGKAPLDDSITCLARTIYWEAKGADAEDMTAVASVVLNRLGHDGFPDTICGVVKQGVESKACQFSWWCDGRSDQVEEAQRYDVAKEIARKALNQQLKDPTGGALYFHDRTVHPDWAKAYRKTAQTTHFLFYKPNQALAR, via the coding sequence ATGCGCCGTTACTGGATGCTGCTCGGCCTCACCTCGGCACTGCTCGCTGGCCCCTTGAATGCGGCCGACCCGGCCAAGGCCGCCGTCGCCGAGGACAAGGCCGAAGTGCTTGAAGAAAAGGTGGTGGAAGATGCCCCTCCCCCCAAAAAAGCTGAAAAACTGACCCCAGGCGAAGCGCAGGCGGTCGACCCGGTTGGCAAGGCGCCGTTGGATGACAGCATTACCTGCCTGGCCCGCACCATCTACTGGGAAGCCAAAGGCGCCGATGCCGAGGACATGACCGCCGTGGCCAGCGTGGTGCTCAACCGCCTGGGCCACGATGGCTTCCCGGACACCATCTGCGGGGTGGTCAAGCAGGGCGTGGAAAGCAAGGCCTGCCAGTTTTCCTGGTGGTGCGACGGGCGCTCGGATCAGGTCGAGGAAGCCCAGCGCTACGATGTCGCCAAAGAAATCGCACGCAAGGCACTGAACCAGCAGTTGAAGGACCCCACCGGCGGCGCGCTGTACTTCCACGACCGCACCGTGCACCCCGATTGGGCCAAGGCGTATCGCAAGACAGCGCAGACTACCCACTTCCTGTTCTACAAGCCGAACCAGGCGTTGGCGCGTTGA
- a CDS encoding MFS transporter: MNPSLAAAQPAAASLSRALVVLLAFCCGAIVANIYYAQPIVGLIAPDLGLSTEHASLIVSLTQLGYALGLLLLVPLADLLENRRLMVATAVLACFSLLLAGTSSSGQGQLFLGYALLIGFSSVSVQMLIPLAAHLAPEQQRGRVVGNIMGGLLLGILLARPVSSLVADHFGWRAVFIGAAGVMLAIILLLALTLPQRRPEHKASYAGLMLSLLTLLRRYPLLRQRSLYQALMFAAFSLFWTAVPMALASEHGLSQSQIAVFALVGAVGAIAAPMAGRLADAGHARAGSLLALMLAPVALLLGLTSPGYSVIGLGLTGVLLDFAVQMNMVIGQREVYALDPASRGRLNAVYMTSIFLGGALGSAVASALFSQFGWQGVALVGAGLPGVALLVFLLKARRA, encoded by the coding sequence ATGAATCCCTCCCTTGCGGCAGCGCAACCGGCAGCTGCCAGCCTGAGCCGGGCCCTGGTCGTGCTACTGGCATTCTGCTGCGGCGCGATCGTCGCCAACATCTACTATGCCCAGCCCATCGTCGGGCTGATTGCCCCAGACTTGGGGCTATCCACCGAGCATGCCAGCCTGATCGTTTCCCTTACCCAACTGGGTTATGCCCTGGGCCTGTTGTTGCTGGTGCCGCTTGCCGACCTGCTGGAAAACCGCCGCCTGATGGTGGCTACCGCTGTCCTGGCCTGTTTCAGTCTGCTGCTGGCGGGCACCAGCAGCAGTGGTCAGGGGCAGTTGTTCCTGGGTTACGCACTGCTGATCGGTTTCAGTTCTGTGTCGGTGCAGATGCTTATCCCGCTGGCGGCGCACCTGGCGCCGGAACAGCAGCGTGGCCGGGTGGTGGGGAATATCATGGGCGGCCTGCTGCTGGGTATCCTGCTGGCGCGCCCGGTTTCGAGCCTGGTGGCTGACCACTTTGGCTGGCGCGCGGTGTTCATTGGCGCCGCCGGAGTCATGCTGGCGATCATCCTGTTGCTGGCGCTGACCCTGCCGCAGCGTCGTCCCGAGCACAAGGCCAGCTATGCCGGGCTCATGCTGTCGCTGCTCACTCTGCTGCGCCGTTATCCACTGCTGCGCCAGCGTTCGTTGTACCAGGCGTTGATGTTCGCAGCGTTCAGCCTGTTCTGGACGGCCGTGCCGATGGCCCTGGCCAGTGAACACGGCCTGTCGCAGAGCCAGATCGCCGTGTTCGCCCTGGTCGGTGCAGTGGGCGCCATCGCTGCACCCATGGCCGGGCGCCTGGCGGATGCCGGGCATGCCCGCGCCGGCTCGCTGTTGGCGCTGATGCTGGCGCCGGTGGCCTTGCTGCTGGGGCTAACAAGCCCGGGTTACAGCGTGATCGGCCTGGGCCTTACCGGCGTGCTGCTGGACTTTGCGGTGCAGATGAACATGGTCATTGGCCAGCGCGAAGTGTACGCACTGGACCCGGCCAGCCGCGGGCGGCTGAACGCGGTGTACATGACCAGCATCTTCCTTGGCGGGGCGCTGGGGTCGGCGGTGGCCAGCGCGTTGTTCAGCCAGTTTGGCTGGCAGGGGGTGGCGCTGGTGGGGGCAGGCTTGCCGGGTGTTGCGTTGCTGGTCTTCCTGCTGAAGGCCCGGCGCGCCTGA
- a CDS encoding glucose/quinate/shikimate family membrane-bound PQQ-dependent dehydrogenase, with amino-acid sequence MKETPRASGAPNIILIGLGVIIALLGLLLAAGGVKLAGLGGSWYFLIGGLAMAIAGVLIARRKLAGAWLYAAFLIGTVIWALSDVGLVFWPLFSRLFMFGAIGMVVALVYPLLVRTNGASAGRGAYGIAGVMAVVLVIAAGNMFVAHPSVAPTGKGPGMTPVEAGKEQKDWAHYGNTEGGSRFAALDQINRDNVNKLKVAWTYHTGDVAISDGNGAEDQLTPLQIGNKVFICTPHNNLIALDADTGKELWKNAINAQSKVWQRCRGMAYFDATAAIAQPTQPNSSPITGGSVAAGANCQRRLLTNTIDGRLIAVDADTGEFCQGFGNNGQVNLMAGLGNVPDSYYQLSSAPLMAGTTVVVGGRVADNVQTDMPGGVIRGFDVITGEMRWAFDPGNPEDRQAPQGDSTYVRSTPNSWAPMSYDPAMNTVFLPMGSSSTDIYGVERNKLDHTYGASVLALDATTGNQKWVYQTVHNDLWDFDLPMQPSLIDFTKDDGQSVPAVVIGTKAGQIYVLDRATGKPLTQVDEVPVKPSNIPNEPYSPTQPKSVGMPQIGAQTLTESDMWGATPYDQLLCRIDFKKMRYDGLYTAPGTDLSLSFPGSLGGMNWGSISTDPVHGFIFVNDMRLGLWIQMIPSQNKGGAASGGEALNTGMGAVPLKGTPYAVNKNRFLSVAGIPCQAPPFGTLTAIDMKTRQVAWQVPVGTVEDTGPLGIRMHLPIKIGLPTLGGTLSTQGGLVFIAGTQDFYLRAYDSSNGNEIWKARLPVGSQGGPMTYVSPKTGKQYVVITAGGARQSTDRGDYVISYALP; translated from the coding sequence ATGAAAGAAACACCGCGCGCCTCTGGCGCCCCAAACATCATTCTGATCGGCCTGGGCGTAATCATCGCCCTGCTCGGCCTCCTCCTGGCTGCCGGCGGCGTCAAGCTCGCCGGCCTGGGCGGCTCCTGGTACTTCCTGATCGGCGGCCTGGCCATGGCCATCGCCGGTGTACTCATTGCTCGCCGCAAGCTGGCTGGCGCCTGGCTGTATGCCGCGTTCCTGATCGGCACCGTGATCTGGGCACTGAGCGATGTCGGCCTGGTGTTCTGGCCGTTGTTCTCGCGCCTGTTCATGTTCGGCGCAATCGGCATGGTGGTGGCACTGGTCTACCCGCTGCTGGTGCGTACCAATGGCGCCAGCGCCGGTCGCGGTGCCTACGGTATCGCCGGGGTAATGGCGGTGGTGTTGGTGATCGCTGCCGGCAACATGTTCGTTGCCCACCCAAGCGTCGCCCCCACCGGCAAAGGCCCAGGCATGACCCCGGTCGAAGCCGGCAAGGAACAGAAAGACTGGGCCCACTACGGCAACACCGAAGGTGGCAGCCGCTTCGCCGCGCTGGACCAGATCAACCGGGACAACGTCAACAAGCTGAAAGTGGCCTGGACCTACCACACCGGTGACGTCGCCATCAGTGACGGCAACGGTGCCGAAGACCAGCTGACACCGCTGCAGATCGGCAACAAGGTGTTCATCTGCACCCCGCACAACAACCTGATCGCCCTCGATGCCGACACCGGCAAAGAACTGTGGAAAAACGCAATCAACGCCCAGTCCAAGGTCTGGCAGCGTTGCCGTGGCATGGCCTACTTCGACGCCACTGCCGCCATCGCTCAGCCGACCCAGCCGAACAGCTCGCCGATTACCGGCGGTAGCGTAGCGGCGGGTGCCAACTGCCAGCGTCGCCTGCTGACCAACACCATCGATGGCCGCCTGATTGCCGTCGACGCCGACACCGGCGAGTTCTGCCAGGGCTTTGGCAACAATGGCCAGGTCAACCTGATGGCCGGCCTGGGCAATGTCCCGGACTCCTACTACCAGCTCTCCTCGGCACCGCTGATGGCCGGTACCACCGTGGTGGTTGGCGGCCGCGTTGCCGACAACGTCCAGACCGACATGCCAGGTGGCGTGATCCGTGGCTTCGACGTGATCACCGGTGAAATGCGCTGGGCCTTCGACCCGGGCAACCCGGAAGATCGCCAGGCACCGCAAGGCGACAGCACCTATGTGCGCAGCACGCCGAACAGCTGGGCACCGATGTCCTACGACCCGGCGATGAACACCGTGTTCCTGCCGATGGGCTCGTCGTCCACCGACATCTACGGTGTTGAGCGCAACAAGCTGGACCACACCTACGGCGCTTCGGTGCTGGCCCTGGACGCCACTACCGGCAACCAGAAGTGGGTATACCAGACCGTGCACAACGACCTCTGGGACTTCGACCTGCCGATGCAGCCAAGCCTGATCGACTTCACCAAGGATGACGGCCAGTCGGTACCTGCGGTAGTGATCGGCACCAAGGCCGGGCAGATCTACGTGCTCGACCGCGCCACCGGTAAGCCGTTGACCCAGGTCGACGAAGTACCCGTCAAGCCAAGCAACATCCCGAACGAGCCATACTCCCCAACCCAGCCCAAATCGGTAGGCATGCCGCAGATCGGCGCACAGACCCTGACCGAGTCGGACATGTGGGGTGCCACCCCGTATGACCAGCTGCTGTGCCGCATCGACTTCAAGAAAATGCGCTACGACGGCCTGTACACCGCGCCGGGCACCGACCTGTCGCTGAGCTTCCCAGGTTCGCTGGGTGGCATGAACTGGGGCAGCATTTCCACCGACCCGGTGCATGGTTTCATCTTCGTCAACGACATGCGTCTGGGCCTGTGGATCCAGATGATCCCGTCGCAGAACAAAGGTGGCGCGGCCTCTGGCGGTGAGGCACTGAACACCGGCATGGGCGCGGTACCACTCAAGGGCACGCCGTATGCCGTGAACAAGAACCGCTTCCTGTCGGTAGCGGGCATTCCATGCCAGGCGCCGCCGTTCGGCACCCTGACCGCCATCGACATGAAAACCCGCCAGGTGGCCTGGCAGGTACCCGTGGGCACCGTTGAAGACACTGGCCCGCTCGGCATCCGCATGCACCTGCCGATCAAGATCGGCCTGCCAACCCTGGGCGGCACCCTGTCGACCCAAGGCGGCCTGGTGTTCATTGCCGGCACCCAGGACTTCTACCTGCGCGCCTATGACAGCAGCAACGGTAACGAAATCTGGAAAGCTCGCCTGCCAGTGGGCAGCCAGGGCGGCCCGATGACCTACGTTTCGCCGAAGACCGGCAAGCAGTACGTGGTGATCACTGCTGGCGGCGCCCGCCAGTCGACTGACCGTGGCGACTACGTGATTTCTTACGCGCTGCCGTAA
- a CDS encoding carbohydrate porin: MPSAIRITPTLLLALASTTALADGDLLTRSTLTGDWGGLRHQLEEDGVKVTGDYSGETAYNAHGGLHRSARYSQNVKLGVQFDLSKLYGLDNGGKVQLTVNDRRGNSASEDLVGNRLPIQENFGGLYTRLTELSYERTLFTPALNVKLGYMAMGNDLGGLDSGILCNFMNAGFCGHPLNMSGGSGWTNYPNAHLGVRVKYDLSPSWQLRVAAFNVDPESNGNSSRAWHLGPKHTTGTVVPVELVYKLQGELPGEYKLGYYYDSSDVKRIGSDDEVSGRSGHYLLVDQAVWNDQGSPGRSLHAFGQYSASSKAASPFTKWYGAGVVLYKPFEGRPKDTVALGYGRAVPNPRSRDVLEDAAFNAGQQFPDIDSAEQLIELSYGYQATPWLNLRPDVQYIIEPGAFSGKDIDNALVVGLQVKATF; encoded by the coding sequence ATGCCATCCGCAATTCGCATCACCCCCACCCTGCTGCTGGCCCTGGCCAGCACCACAGCCCTGGCCGACGGCGACCTGCTGACCCGCAGCACCCTGACCGGCGACTGGGGCGGCCTGCGTCATCAACTCGAAGAAGACGGCGTCAAAGTCACCGGTGACTACAGCGGCGAAACCGCCTACAACGCCCACGGTGGTTTGCACCGATCGGCGCGCTATTCGCAGAACGTCAAGCTGGGCGTGCAGTTCGACCTGTCGAAGCTGTACGGCCTGGACAACGGCGGCAAAGTCCAGCTGACCGTCAACGACCGCCGCGGTAACAGCGCGTCGGAAGACCTGGTAGGCAACCGCCTGCCGATCCAGGAAAACTTCGGTGGCCTGTACACCCGCCTGACCGAGCTGAGCTACGAGCGTACCCTGTTCACTCCGGCGCTCAACGTTAAGCTTGGCTACATGGCCATGGGCAACGACCTCGGCGGCCTGGACAGCGGCATCCTGTGCAACTTCATGAACGCCGGCTTCTGCGGCCACCCGCTGAACATGTCCGGTGGCAGCGGCTGGACCAACTACCCCAATGCTCACCTCGGCGTGCGGGTGAAGTACGACCTGTCGCCTTCCTGGCAGCTGCGCGTGGCGGCGTTCAACGTAGACCCCGAGAGCAACGGCAACTCCAGCCGCGCCTGGCACCTGGGGCCCAAGCACACCACCGGCACCGTGGTACCGGTGGAGCTGGTGTACAAGCTGCAGGGTGAACTGCCGGGCGAGTACAAGCTCGGTTACTACTACGACAGCTCCGATGTGAAACGCATCGGCAGCGACGACGAAGTATCCGGCCGCTCAGGCCACTACCTGCTGGTCGACCAGGCGGTATGGAACGACCAGGGCTCGCCAGGCCGTAGCCTGCACGCCTTCGGCCAGTACTCGGCGTCGAGCAAGGCCGCCTCGCCGTTCACCAAGTGGTATGGTGCCGGTGTGGTGCTGTACAAACCGTTCGAAGGCCGCCCGAAAGATACCGTGGCACTGGGTTACGGCCGTGCCGTACCTAATCCGCGTAGCCGCGATGTGCTTGAAGATGCCGCCTTCAACGCTGGCCAGCAGTTCCCCGATATCGACAGTGCCGAGCAGTTGATCGAACTGAGTTATGGCTACCAGGCCACACCGTGGCTGAACCTGCGCCCAGATGTGCAATACATCATCGAGCCAGGGGCGTTCTCGGGGAAGGACATCGACAACGCGCTGGTGGTGGGCCTGCAGGTCAAGGCTACCTTCTGA
- a CDS encoding cupin gives MIPNNLLAALPPCDPASAEHVDELLSRPGVRVERIVSSGQASPPGFWYVQAEGEWIVLLSGAAGLRFEHEHHTRLLAPGDCLDIPPHYRHRVEWTAPGTATIWLAVFYGSSSPWPA, from the coding sequence ATGATACCGAACAACCTGCTGGCCGCCCTGCCGCCCTGCGACCCCGCCAGTGCCGAACATGTCGACGAACTGCTCAGCCGCCCAGGGGTGCGCGTGGAGCGTATCGTCTCCAGCGGCCAGGCCAGCCCGCCCGGTTTCTGGTACGTCCAGGCCGAAGGCGAGTGGATCGTGCTGCTCAGTGGAGCTGCGGGGCTGCGCTTCGAGCACGAGCACCACACCCGCCTGTTGGCGCCGGGCGATTGCCTGGATATTCCGCCGCACTACCGCCACCGCGTGGAATGGACCGCACCCGGCACGGCCACCATCTGGTTGGCGGTGTTCTATGGCAGTAGTTCCCCGTGGCCAGCCTGA